The following are encoded together in the Mastacembelus armatus chromosome 6, fMasArm1.2, whole genome shotgun sequence genome:
- the dnajb9a gene encoding dnaJ homolog subfamily B member 9a: protein MANTQSAVTFAVCILMITEMILAKKDYYDILGVPKDATERQIKKAFHKLAMKYHPDKNKSPDAEIRFREIAEAYETLSDETRRRQYDQFDDPSTLFTEETQGKHRQGTYQPFSFNFDNIFKDFDIYSQNRHARHRRHFDDHSRSHSRHKRHFQGGFRAGIFDDMFDDAERLFTFDRNTRQTENRFHGASKQHCRTVTQRRGNMVTTYTDCTAS from the exons ATGGCAAACACCCAGTCTGCTGTAACGTTTGCAGTGTGCATTCTCATGATAACAGAGATGATACTTGCCAAGAAGGACTACTATGATATACTTGGAGTGCCTAAAGATGCTACTGAGCGACAGATAAAAAAGGCTTTCCACAAGCTTGCAATGAAATATCACCCTGACAAGAACAAGAGCCCGGACGCTGAAATAAGATTCAGGGAAATTGCTGAAG CTTATGAAACATTGTCAGATGAAACCAGAAGAAGACAATATGACCAATTTGATGACCCCTCCACACTCTTCACTGAGGAGACTCAAGGCAAACATAGACAAGGCACCTACCAACCTTTCAGTTTTAACTTTGATAACATATTCAAGGACTTTGACATCTACAGCCAGAACAGGCATGCCCGTCATCGAAGACACTTTGATGACCACTCCAGGTCCCACAGTAGACATAAGAGACACTTTCAAGGAGGTTTTAGAGCAGGTATCTTTGATGACATGTTTGATGATGCAGAAAGATTGTTTACTTTTGACAGAAACACCAGACAGACTGAAAACCGGTTTCATGGAGCATCCAAACAACACTGTAGAACAGTGACACAGCGCAGAGGAAATATGGTAACCACATACACAGACTGCACCGCATCATAA
- the LOC113132817 gene encoding calcium-independent phospholipase A2-gamma-like, which translates to MSRVRNTLDTVSKAVSGTHTELLSKIARLKSKSLKSGESSDTEVKLKAAESGIVTTHAPTNARPPSASTTPNPVNNSSSASPSIPTSAATVNASATTSTYPHSSTQATVTATIQCVRELKEKRLGHVVPAVKGSCAKKQDEPKPSPSDTEIKSVTSTELFHPSTFSVSLDETYNYLAQHINSYFDNSTKTPDQKVDNVDNSSASSQGPQTSVLMPVSGKADTAAPINPPCNPPTSKKGLGHYLSYSAPTVQAFVGNYIAPLVPKFRAGESKSAVVAEKNPEDASVKQVEATISKEEKAAEEKAKKLLLQREKIIARVSVDNRTRGLVQALHRASDVRVYINRVEDLSYHLLEFPETRGVAVKEKVIPCLLRLKQASDPGLRAAVREALALVGYHKPVKGRGIRILSIDGGGLRGLLALQTLHKLEALTGKPIYKLFDYICGVSTGAVVGFMLGVFQMPLNECDDLYRKLGSDVFKQNVIVGTVKMGWSHAFYDSEAWENMLKEKMGSHLLVETSRNSECPKVAAVSTIVNRGTPLKAYVFRNYNLLPGVRSHYLGGCQHQLWQAIRATSAAPGYFQEFTLGNDLHQDGGLLINNPTALAVHEAKCLWPNTPLECVVSLGTGRFETPGKNSTTYTSLKTKLTNVISSATDTEEVHAMLDAFLPPNTYFRFNPCMSEDISMDENRQEKLNLLQAEGVRYLERNEEKLKKVACILSQEKSSVQRMAEWVRLKADMYNTLSFSSSNC; encoded by the exons ATGTCGCGGGTCAGGAACACACTGGACACAGTTTCTAAAGCAGTGAGTGGGACACATACAGAACTTCTCTCCAAAATCGCCAGACTCAAATCTAAGTCTTTAAAGAGTGGGGAAAGTTCTGACACTGAGGTAAAGCTTAAAGCTGCAGAGAGTGGAATTGTAACTACTCATGCTCCCACTAATGCTAGGCCTCCTTCTGCATCGACTACACCCAACCCCGTGAATAACTCTTCTTCTGCTAGTCCTTCTATTCCTACTTCTGCTGCTACTGTTAATGCAAGTGCCACTACCTCCACTTATCCTCACAGCTCTACCCAAGCGACTGTCACTGCTACAATTCAGTGTGTGCGTGAACTTAAGGAGAAAAGGCTGGGACATGTTGTTCCTGCTGTCAAAGGTAGTTGTGCCAAGAAGCAAGATGAGCCTAAACCTTCACCCAGTGATACAGAGATTAAGAGTGTCACATCCACAGAACTTTTTCACCCCAGCACCTTTTCTGTCAGCCTGGATGAAACATACAACTACCTGGCTCAGCACATCAACTCATACTTTGACAATAGTACAAAGACGCCAGACCAGAAAGTGGACAATGTTGACaactcctctgcttcctctcagGGTCCACAAACCAGTGTCCTCATGCCAGTGTCTGGGAAAGCAGACACTGCTGCTCCAATTAACCCACCTTGCAATCCACCCACCTCTAAGAAGGGTTTAGGACACTATCTTTCTTATTCAGCACCAACTGTGCAAGCCTTTGTGGGAAACTATATTGCTCCCCTTGTTCCTAAGTTCAGGGCAGGAGAGTCCAAAAGCGCTGTTGTGGCAGAGAAGAATCCAGAGGATGCATCAGTAAAACAGGTTGAGGCGACAATTAGTAAGGAGGAAAAGGCTGCAGAGGAGAAAGCCAAGAAACTTCTACTCCAAAGGGAAAAG ATCATTGCTAGAGTGAGTGTGGACAATCGAACTCGGGGTCTGGTCCAGGCTCTCCACAGGGCATCAGATGTAAGGGTCTACATCAACAGGGTGGAGGACCTCAGCTACCATTTACTGGAGTTTCCTGAGACTCGTGGTGTTGCAGTCAAG GAGAAGGTTATCCCTTGTTTGCTGCGTCTGAAGCAGGCGAGTGACCCAGGCCTGAGGGCAGCGGTTAGAGAAGCCCTTGCTCTGGTGGGCTATCATAAACCTGTTAAAGGCCGGGGCATACGAATCCTTTCCATAGATGGAGGAGGTTTAAG GGGACTTCTTGCACTTCAGACTTTGCACAAGCTTGAAGCTCTGACCGGCAAACCCATTTACAAACTTTTTGATTATATTTGTGGTGTCAGCACAG GCGCTGTCGTGGGATTCATGTTAGGGGTATTCCAAATGCCACTAAATGAATGTGACGACCTTTACCGGAAGTTGGGCTCAGATGTTTTCAAGCAGAATGTCATTGTTGGCACTGTGAAAATGGGCTGGAGCCATGCTTTCTATGACAGCGAAGCCTGGGAGAACATGCTCAA agagaaaatgggCTCTCACCTTCTGGTGGAAACCTCAAGAAATTCTGAATGCCCCAAG GTGGCTGCCGTGAGCACCATCGTGAACCGGGGCACTCCTCTTAAGGCCTACGTGTTCAGGAACTATAATCTGCTGCCTGGGGTGCGCTCACACTACCTGGGGGGCTGCCAGCACCAGCTCTGGCAGGCCATCCGAGCCACGTCAGCTGCCCCTGGGTATTTCCAGGAGTTCACCTTGGGGAATGATCTTCACCAG GATGGAGGTCTGCTGATTAACAACCCCACAGCACTGGCTGTCCATGAGGCTAAGTGCCTGTGGCCTAACACGCCCTTGGAGTGTGTGGTCTCACTGGGTACGGGACGCTTTGAAACCCCTGGCAAAAATAGCACCACTTACACAAGTCTCAAAACCAAACTCACCAATGTCATCAGCAGTGCCACAGACACTGAGG AGGTTCATGCAATGCTCGACGCCTTCCTCCCTCCCAACACTTATTTTCGCTTTAACCCCTGCATGAGCGAAGATATTTCCATGGACGAGAACCGGCAAGAGAAGCTCAACTTGCTGCAGGCTGAGGGTGTCCGTTATTTGGAGAGGAACGAGGAGAAGCTCAAGAAGGTCGCTTGCATCCTCTCCCAAGAGAAAAGCTCTGTCCAGAGGATGGCAGAGTGGGTTAGGCTTAAGGCTGACATGTACAACACCCTGTCTTTTTCCTCCTCAAATTGTTAG